The Streptomyces sp. NBC_00224 genome contains the following window.
CTGGAGCGGGCCGGGGTACGAGTGCGCAGCGCCCACGTCTCGACGCTGGGGGCGAACGCGGTGGACGCGTTCTATGTGACAGACGGGGAGGGGGAGCCACTGGGGGCGGAGGTGGCGGTGGGGGTTGCGCGGGGGGTGGAGCGGGCGCTGGGTTCTGAGCGAGGTTGATTTCTCCACCCCGCGGGGGGCTTCGCCCCGGGGCCCGGTTTTTGTCCGCGGGTGGGTGGGGGCTGGTCGCGCAGTTCCCCGCGCCCCTGAGATGCGCCCCTTCGGGGCGCTCAGGGGATTGCCGCAGAGCGGCATTTTTAGGGGCGCGGGGAACTGCGCGAGCAACCATCGACGGCCCGCAGACGACGAACAAGGCCCCCCACCCCTACCCCCGCTCCCCCCGGAGGGACGCGGCGGGGTGGGGAAAACGTCCGCCGGGATACCCTGGGGGGCGTTCACCCGACCGCCCTACGAGCCGAGGATCCGCGACCACCGTGTTCGACACCCTCTCCGACCGCCTCAGCGCGACATTCAAGAACCTCCGGGGCAAGGGCCGCCTGTCCGAGGCGGACATCGACGCCACGGCACGCGAGATCCGTATCGCCCTGCTCGAAGCCGACGTCGCCCTGCCCGTCGTGCGCGCCTTCATCAAGCAGGTCAAGGAGCGCGCGTCCGGCGTAGAGGTCTCCCAGGCGCTCAACCCCGCCCAGCAGGTCGTCAAGATCGTCAACGAGGAGCTCATCACCATCCTCGGTGGTGAGACCCGTCGGCTGCGGTTCGCCAAGACCGCCCCGACGGTGATCATGCTCGCCGGTCTCCAGGGCGCCGGTAAGACCACCCTCGCCGGAAAGCTCGGCCAGTGGCTCAAGGGCCAGGGCCACGCGCCGCTGCTCGTCGCCTGCGACCTGCAGCGTCCGAACGCCGTCAACCAGCTCTCCGTCGTCGCCGAGCGCGCCGGCGTCGCGGTCTACGCGCCGGAGCCCGGCAACGGCGTCGGCGACCCGGTCAAGGTCGCCCAGGACTCCATCGAGTACGCCCGGTCGAAGCAGTACGACGTGGTCGTCGTCGACACCGCCGGCCGCCTCGGCATCGACTCCGAGATGATGCAGCAGGCCGCGGACATCCGCGACGCGGTCCGCCCGGACGAGATCCTGTTCGTCGTCGACGCCATGATCGGCCAGGACGCGGTCAACACCGCGGAGGCCTTCCGCGACGGCGTCGGCTTCGACGGCGTGGTGCTCTCCAAGCTCGACGGCGACGCCCGAGGCGGTGCCGCGCTCTCCATCGCGCACGTCACCGGCAAGCAGATCATGTTCGCCTCCAACGGCGAGAAGCTCGACGAGTTCGACGCGTTCCACCCGGACCGCATGGCGTCGCGCATCCTCGACATGGGTGACCTGCTCACCCTGATCGAGCAGGCGGAGAAGACGTTCAGCCAAGAAGAGGCCGAGAAGATGGCCTCCAAGCTGGCGTCGAAGAAGGGCCAGGACTTCACGCTCGACGACTTCCTGGCGCAGATGGAGCAGGTCCGCAAGATGGGCTCCATCTCCAAGCTGCTCGGCATGCTCCCGGGCATGGGGCAGATCAAGGACCAGATCAACAACATCGACGAGCGCGACGTGGACCGCACCGCCGCGATCATCAAGTCGATGACCCCGGGCGAGCGCCAGGACCCGCACCTGATCAACGGCTCGCGCCGCGCCCGTATCGCCAAGGGCTCCGGCGTCGAGGTCAGCGCGGTCAAGAACCTGGTCGAGCGGTTCTTCGAGGCCCGCAAGATGATGTCGCGGATGGCCCAGGGCGGCGGGATGCCTGGTATGCCGGGGATGCCGGGCATGGGTGGCGGCCCCGGCCGTCAGAAGAAGCAGGTCAAGCAGGCCAAGGGCAAGCGCAAGAGCGGCAACCCGATGAAGCGCAAGGCCGAGGAGCAGGCGGCCGCCGAGCGCCGCGAGCAGGGCCCCGCGGGCCTGCCCGCCGCCGCGCAGGCCCCCGAGGACTTCGAACTGCCGGACGCGTTCAAGAAGTTCATGGGCTGACGCCCGTTCGGGTGCGTACTACGTACTTCGTACGTACGAGACGTCCGACGCAGCACCGGAAGGGCCCGCGAGCCGTACAGGCCGCGGGCCCTTCCGCGTATCCGGGGCACCCCCCTTCGGCCCCTTCGGCCCACCCGGAATGCCCCGCTCCGCCCGCTCTCCGATAATCGCCGTACAGGCCAGAGGAGAGCAGCGTGCCCACTCCCGTACCCCCGCGAGATCGCACCGACCAGCCGTGGCGCTCCGAGGGTGCGCCCCCGCCGCCACCGCCGAAGCGGAAGATGCCCGGGGGCTGGGGCAGCCTGATCCTCGCCGCGCTCGTCGTCTACCTGATCACCAATCTGATCCTGTCGTTCTTCGACGAGGGCAACGAGCCGACGCTGTCGTACACCGAGTTCAGCAAGCAGGTCGCCGCCGGCAACGTGGAGAAGATCTACGCCAAGGGCGACGCCATCCAGGGGCAGCTCAAGAGCTCCCAGACGGTGCCCGGGGGCAGCGACAAGTACACCAAGTTCACCACCCAGCGGCCGACGTTCGCCGACGACGACCTGTGGTCGCAGCTGACCAAACAGAGCGTCACGGTCACCGCCCAGCCGGTCGTCGAGCACCGCAGCTTCCTGGCCAACCTGCTGATCTCGCTCGCGCCGATGCTCCTGCTGGTCGTCCTGTGGCTGTTCATCGCGCGCCGGATGAGCGCCCGTCTCGGCGGCGGCGGGATGCTGGGGCGCAAGGCGCCGCCCAAGCCGGTCGAGCTGACCGAGGACAAGCGGACCACGTTCGAGGACGTGGCGGGCATCGACGAGGTCGAGGGCGAGCTCAACGACGTCGTCGACTTCCTCAAGAACCCCTCCGCGTACCGGAAGATGGGTGCCCGGATGCCCGGCGGCGTGCTGCTCGCGGGCCCGCCCGGCACCGGCAAGACCCTGCTCGCGCGGGCCGTGGCGGGCGAGGCGGGGGTGCCGTTCTTCTCCGCGTCGGCCTCCGAGTTCATCGAGATGATCGTGGGCGTGGGCGCCTCGCGGGTACGTGAACTCTTCGCCGAGGCACGGAAGGTGGCCCCCGCCATCATCTTCATCGACGAGATCGACACCATCGGCCGGGTGCGCGGCGGCGGAGCCGGGATGGGCGGCCATGACGAGCGCGAGCAGACGCTCAACCAGATCCTCACCGAGATGGACGGCTTCTCCGGATCCGAGGGCGTCGTCGTCATCGCCGCCACCAACCGGGCCGACGTCCTGGACCCGGCGCTCACCCGGCCCGGCAGGTTCGACCGGATCGTGCAGGTCAGCCCGCCGGACCGGGGCGGCCGCGAATCCATCCTGAAGATCCACACCCGTGAGATCCCGATGTCCCACGACGTCGACCTCGCCCAGCTGGCCCGCACCACCCCCGGCATGACCGGCGCCGAACTCGCCAACCTGGCCAACGAGGCGGCCCTGCTCGCCGTCAAGCGCCGCCAGAGCGAGGTCACCCAGTCGGACCTCTCCGACGCCCTGGAGAAGGTGCAGCTCGGCGCCGAGCGGCCGCTGGTGATGCCGGAGGAGGAGCGCCGCCGCACCGCCTACCACGAGAGCGGCCACGCCCTGCTCGGCATGCTCCAGCCCGGCGCCGACCCCGTCCGCAAGATCACCATCGTGCCCCGCGGACGGGCGCTCGGCGTGACGCTGTCCACCCCGGACGCCGACAAGTACGCGTACACCGAGGACTATCTGCGCGGCCGCATCATCGGCGCGCTCGGCGGCATGGCGGCCGAGCACGTCGTCTTCGACGTGGTCACCACGGGCGCCGAGAACGACCTCGAACAGGTCACCAACCTGGCCCGGGGCATGGTGGCCCGCTGGGGCATGAGCAAGAAGATCGGCCCCCTCACCGCCCTGCCGAGCGACGCCCAGCAGGCGTACGGGCTCGCCGCGGCCCCCGAGACCCTGGACGCCATCGCCACCGAGATGCGCCGCATCGTCGACGAGTGCTACGCCGAGGCGTGCCGCCTGCTGCGCGAGCACCGCCCCAAGCTCGACGCCCTCGCCGAGGCGCTGCTCAAGAACGAGACGCTGGAGGAGGAGGCCGCGTACCGCGCGGCGGGCATCCCGCGCCTGGCGAAGACGGAGTCCTGAGCGGCGCGGGGCTCGTGAGCCCCTACGCGCGCGTAGTCCGAAGAGTCCGGGGGCCCCGGAGCCCTACGGCGTACGCGCGATCAGATACCGGAACACGTTCGGCATCCACACCGTGCCGTCCCGGCGCAGATGCGGATGCAGCGCCTCCGCCAGCTCCTTCTCGACCTGGACCTGGTCGGTGGCCCTGGCCGCCGCGTCGAACAGACCCGTCGAGAGCAGCCCGCGCACCGCGCTGTCCGCGTCCGCGTAGCCGAACGGGCACGCCACCCGCCCCGACCCGTCGGGCCGCAGACCCGCCCGCGACGCCAGGTCCTCCAGGTCGTCGCGCAGGCTCGGCCGCCAGCGGGGCGCGTCGGTGAGCCGGGCCGCGACCCGCAGCACGCCCGAGGTGGCACACCGCTCCGGCGGACCCCAGCCCGCCAGCACCACCGCGGCGCCGCGCTCGGCGAGCCGCACCGCGGCCTCCAGGGCCGGGACGAGACCGTCCGCGTCGCCCGCCGCGCAGCCGACCGGCTCGAAGGCGGTCACCAGGCCGTAGCGGGCCCCGGACGGATCGGCCGCGGCGTGCGGACCGCCCGCCAGGACCCGGGCGTCGTCGCGGTCCCCGGCGCGCCCCCACACCCCCTCCGGCAGCAGCCGCTCACGGGCCAGCGCGAGCCGCTCCGACCGGGTGTCGACACCCGTCACGCGCGCGCCGCGCGAGGCCGCCATCAACAGGGCGAGCCCGGAGCCGCAGCCCAGGCCGAGCAGCCGGGTGCCGGGTCCCACCTCCAGCCGCTCGTACACCGCCTCGTAGAGCGGTACCAGCATCCGCTCCTGGATCTCCGCCCAGTCACGCGCGCGTGCACACGCCTGCGCGGGCGGGGCGGAGGCCGAGGGGGACTGGTGCCGGACGAGCGTAGGTGTCATGGAAAGCGCCCCAATCCGCAGAAGAGGTCAGCCGTGCGCTGATGGAAAGCCCCCGTACACGTGCGGTCGCACTCCCCCCGTATGCCAGGGAACTCCGCATCCGCCATCGCGTCCAGAGGGAGGGCGATTCACGTTCGGGGCCGCCGGGCCCGTACCATTCGCGCCATGGCAAAGGCACCCGTTCTCACGCCCCAGGCGGAAGACTTCCCCCGCTGGTACCAGGATCTGATCAACAAGGCCGAGCTCGCGGACAACGGTCCGGTGCGCGGCACCATGGTGATCCGACCGTACGGCTACGGCCTGTGGGAGCGGATGCAGCAGGAGATGGACGCACGCATCAAGGACGCGGGCGCCCAGAACGCGTACTTCCCGCTGTTCATCCCCCAGTCCTACCTGACCCGCGAGGCCGAGCACGTCGAGGGCTTCGCGCCCGAGCTCGCGGTGGTCACCCACGGCGGCGGCAAGGAGCTCGACGAGCCCGTCGTGGTGCGCCCCACCTCCGAGACGATCATCAACGACTACTTCTCGAAGTGGGTGCAGAGCTACCGCGACCTGCCGCTGCTCATCAACCAGTGGGCCAACGTGGT
Protein-coding sequences here:
- the ffh gene encoding signal recognition particle protein, producing MFDTLSDRLSATFKNLRGKGRLSEADIDATAREIRIALLEADVALPVVRAFIKQVKERASGVEVSQALNPAQQVVKIVNEELITILGGETRRLRFAKTAPTVIMLAGLQGAGKTTLAGKLGQWLKGQGHAPLLVACDLQRPNAVNQLSVVAERAGVAVYAPEPGNGVGDPVKVAQDSIEYARSKQYDVVVVDTAGRLGIDSEMMQQAADIRDAVRPDEILFVVDAMIGQDAVNTAEAFRDGVGFDGVVLSKLDGDARGGAALSIAHVTGKQIMFASNGEKLDEFDAFHPDRMASRILDMGDLLTLIEQAEKTFSQEEAEKMASKLASKKGQDFTLDDFLAQMEQVRKMGSISKLLGMLPGMGQIKDQINNIDERDVDRTAAIIKSMTPGERQDPHLINGSRRARIAKGSGVEVSAVKNLVERFFEARKMMSRMAQGGGMPGMPGMPGMGGGPGRQKKQVKQAKGKRKSGNPMKRKAEEQAAAERREQGPAGLPAAAQAPEDFELPDAFKKFMG
- the ftsH gene encoding ATP-dependent zinc metalloprotease FtsH, translated to MPTPVPPRDRTDQPWRSEGAPPPPPPKRKMPGGWGSLILAALVVYLITNLILSFFDEGNEPTLSYTEFSKQVAAGNVEKIYAKGDAIQGQLKSSQTVPGGSDKYTKFTTQRPTFADDDLWSQLTKQSVTVTAQPVVEHRSFLANLLISLAPMLLLVVLWLFIARRMSARLGGGGMLGRKAPPKPVELTEDKRTTFEDVAGIDEVEGELNDVVDFLKNPSAYRKMGARMPGGVLLAGPPGTGKTLLARAVAGEAGVPFFSASASEFIEMIVGVGASRVRELFAEARKVAPAIIFIDEIDTIGRVRGGGAGMGGHDEREQTLNQILTEMDGFSGSEGVVVIAATNRADVLDPALTRPGRFDRIVQVSPPDRGGRESILKIHTREIPMSHDVDLAQLARTTPGMTGAELANLANEAALLAVKRRQSEVTQSDLSDALEKVQLGAERPLVMPEEERRRTAYHESGHALLGMLQPGADPVRKITIVPRGRALGVTLSTPDADKYAYTEDYLRGRIIGALGGMAAEHVVFDVVTTGAENDLEQVTNLARGMVARWGMSKKIGPLTALPSDAQQAYGLAAAPETLDAIATEMRRIVDECYAEACRLLREHRPKLDALAEALLKNETLEEEAAYRAAGIPRLAKTES
- a CDS encoding methyltransferase domain-containing protein; amino-acid sequence: MTPTLVRHQSPSASAPPAQACARARDWAEIQERMLVPLYEAVYERLEVGPGTRLLGLGCGSGLALLMAASRGARVTGVDTRSERLALARERLLPEGVWGRAGDRDDARVLAGGPHAAADPSGARYGLVTAFEPVGCAAGDADGLVPALEAAVRLAERGAAVVLAGWGPPERCATSGVLRVAARLTDAPRWRPSLRDDLEDLASRAGLRPDGSGRVACPFGYADADSAVRGLLSTGLFDAAARATDQVQVEKELAEALHPHLRRDGTVWMPNVFRYLIARTP